The Candidatus Desulfofervidus auxilii DNA segment TGACAAAAAAGACACTTAAAATTACAACCTACGGTGGCAATGGAAAAAGAAAGACTGCCAGGATAAAAATGATAAAGGGGTTTTTTCTCAATGGGGTCATTGTGTTCAGCAACTACTTTACCATAAACCAGTGAGTTTAATATCCCATCCTGGTTTTCTCTTACTCCACAAATACCGCGTTTCCCTGAATTGATAACACAGTGGTGAGCACACAGATTGCATCGTACTTTATTCCCTTTGAGTTTTTCATAAAGCATGGCTTCTTTCATCTTTGCCTCCTTGAATTTAAAATGTAGATTAAAATGTATTTTGTCAAGTATTAAATAAAATTGAGACTTTACAGCCGTTTTTTCTTGACTTTTGGATAAACTTAATACCTATTATTTTTGATCTGTTCAAATCTGATTTTGGTATGTTATAGTAGAATCTACAAAATATACCAGCTAAACTTATTTACCCTTTATTTTCTTTATTGCTTCACTTGCCCATTTGCCTAATGGTTTTTTATAAAACTTGCCATCAATATAAATTGCTACTTCTTCAGTTCGCTGAAGTAAATCTTTTAAATAAGGCAAAGCAGGTTTAAAGCTCACTTTTCCCATTGCCCAGGCAAAAAGCCCTAGTGTTTCTGGTTCATTTATTTTTAAAACCTGTGAAAAAATTTCATTTTGAAAAAAGGATACTGAATCTTTTATCCTTTCTCCTAAACGTCCAATACCCCATAATCCACCTTTCACCAATGGTGGTTCTTCAAAGGCATGAGCAACCATCATACTGCCATAGGGTTCAAGTAGTTGAGGAATGTGGATAATTATCTCTGCCACAGTTTGAGGTGCATTCCAGCCAATACCGCCTGATTCGTCATTCATAGACCAAAAAAGATTTCGTATAAACTCCCTCACTTTTTCTTTTTTATTCTCTTGCCACCACACTTGCATTAATTTAGCTATAGCCTCTATTGCTGGCCAATAAATTCTTGAATCAACATCATAAAGACAGGAACGCAAAAACTTAAAAGCACGCACATTTTTATTGCATAAAAAGATAATTTGTTCAAAATCCCTTTTTAAAAGTAACTCTTTAATGGTTTGTTTCTGTAAATGCATTAATTAATCCTGGGCTGACAAACAGGGCAAAAATAGCTACTTCTGCCACCAATCTTAAGACGTTTAATAAGACTACCACAACGTTGACAAGGTAAACCTGCTTTGCCATAAATAAACAAGCAATTTTGATAAAGTCCTTTTTGTCCATCTGGATGGACATAGCTTTTTATAGAAGTGCCGCCTAGCTTTAAAGCACGTTTTAATACTTTATGTATGGCTATAGTGAGTTTTTTTATTTGTGTTTGATTTATAGTGTTTGCAGGTGTTAAGGGATGAATTTTTGCCAACCATAAGGCTTCATCACTGTAAATATTGCCTAATCCTGCTAGGCATTGTTGGTTAAGTAATAGAGATTTAATAATTGCATGTCTATTTTGCAGTCTTTTTTTAAATGTAAGTGGAGTAATAGTTAAAGCATCTGGCCCTAATTTTTGTAAAAAAGGCACTTGGGATAACACCTTTTCAGGCACAATTTGTAAGTAACCAAATTGGCGTGAATCTGCAAAACGCAATTGATATTCTGTATCTTTAAATAAAATGGTTAAATGCGTATAGGACGGTAAGGGAGTATCCTTATGTTGCCACCATAATTGTCCGGTCATCTTTAAATGAATAAGCCAGGCATAAGGTGGGACAGAAAGAATAATTAATTTACCTTTACGTGATATATCATAAATAGGGCGGTCCAATGCCATGGATAAACATTGTGATGTCTTTAGAAGCTTTGCTTTATTGCATATTATCCTTATTGGAACCTTTCCAATTAAAAAAGTTTTAAGTTTTCTTACAATGATTTCTACCTCTGGAAGCTCAGGCATAAATTTTTCCCAAGTGTCACTTTAATTTCATCCCTTACCCCTCTAATAAGAGCATCAAGCATTCATCAAACTTTCAGCCATCTGAGGATGTGCCGCATTGTGGGTGCAAATGAATAAAATTTTTTCAGGATAGCCTCCCTTAAAGACATCTTAAAAATGCTACTAAATCCTTTTTCTCCTGCTCAGTAAGTTTTAGTTCCTGAATCAAGTTGATGTTTAATGTTATAATTTCCATTTGCTAGCCATCAACGCGCCACAAACCATGTAAATTACAATATTCCCTTGCGATTATTTTTTCTGCCTCAATATTAAAAACAGCTTCAGGTATCTCTCCTGGTTTTAAAAACTGCCGATAAGCCTTACCGTCAACAATGACCTCAATCCATTCAATGTAATGTTTTTCCTCCATAGGATGAGTAACACTTCCCACCTTTACCTTAAAACCACCTTCTATCTTTTCAATCACAGGCACATGCTTTTCTTTGGCTGCATCCACAGTATTTTCTTCATAAAGTTTCATCGGTTGCCCACAACAGACCAGTTCACCCTTACCTTCATGTAAAACTTCCACAATGTTTCCACACACCTCACATTTGTAAATCTGCAATCTTTTGGTCATTTTTTTACCTCCTACTTAAATAATGCCAATTTCTTTATGTTTACTTAAGACTTCATCTGCTAATCTTTCAAGATTTTCAAAATCAGCCTTCTTTGGATATCCTCTGGCCAAAATAGGTTCTAAAAACTCACCCTTAAAGTTAGAAAGTATTCCCTTAATAGTTTCTAATAACTTACCTCCCCAAGCATATGAACCAATAAAAGAAGCAAATTTTGCCTTGGGACGGAGGGCATTAGCCAAATAGGCCGTATGTATAGCTAGGGGATGAGGCCCAGCTAGCACCATAGGGGCTGCCAGTACAATAGTAGCAGCATCTACCATGGCCATTGCTAATTCCCCTATATCTGTCTTGCTGAGCATAAAGGGTTTTACGCCAATGCCTCTTTGGATAAGACAGTCTATAAAAAAATTAACCATTTTTTCTGTGCTTCCGTGCATAGAAACATAGGGAATAATCACTTCATTTTTTACTTCATCAGAGACCCATTGCTTATAAGCATCCAGGATGAACTGGGGATGAAAATAAATTGGGCCGTGACTTGGAGCAATCATCTCAATTTCAAAACCTTCTATTTTTTCAAGATTTCTTTTTATATTTTTTCTAAAAGGCATCATGATTTCAGCATAATAGCGTTTAGCTGGAAAATAAACTTCCTTTTCATTTGCAAACAATTTGCTTGTAGCATAGTGTGAGCCAAAAAAATCACAGCTAAAAAGGATTTTATTTTCTTCAAGATAAGTGCACAGAGTTTCTGGCCAGTGAACCCAAGGAGTAAAGATAAAGCGTAAGGTTTTATTACCTAAAGAAAGCCTTTGTCCATCTTCTATAATTAAAAAGCGGTCTTTAGGAATAAGTAGTAAATCCATAAGCAAAGATTGACATTTTTTATTTGTTACCAATTTTGCTTTAGGATAAAGATTAAGCACCTCTGGTAGAACACCTGAATGGTCCTGCTCAGCATGTTGAGAAATAACAAAATCAAGCTCTGAGAGGTTAAGGGTTTTTAACTGATTGATTAAAGCTTCCTTTTTTGTGGGATCAACTGTATCAATAAGGGCTATTTTTTCACTGCCTTTAACCAAATAGGCATTATAACTAGTGCCATCAGGTAGAGGGATCAGCTCATCAAATAAACGCCTATCCCAATCCCTAATTCCAATAAAAAATATATCTTCTTTAATCTTTTGAGGCATCAGTTTTCCTCCAATGGCACATATTTTTCTTCAGGAAATCCACACACTGGGCATTTATAATATTCAGGCAATTTTTCAAAAGGAGTCCCTGGAGGAATCCCCTTCTCTGGATCATAAACATACCCACAAACTGTGCATTTATATTTTTTCATTTGTATCACCTCCTTATCAAATTTTTGTTAAACTTCGGGTTTAAATTCATCCTTGGTGGCTCCACACACAGGACAAACCCAATCATCAGGTAAATCTGCAAACGCTGTCCCTGGGGAAATCCCATTACCTGGATTCCCTACCTCTGGGTTATACACATAACCACATACCTGACACTTGTATTTCATAAGTCCTCCTCTACTCTATTTTAGTTTTACTTGAATATTTTTGCTCATGTACCACTTTTGACTATGGCAAGAAAGACAAACATTTTGCATATTTTTATTTCTTTCTTTTTGTTCTTCTTGGGTATAAATCAGGCCAAATATTTGCATTCCATTTATGGCTGTCATAAGCATGTGATATACAAGATTGTTGGTCAAATTTTCATAGGCATAAGACATCAGATTTTCCCCATACTCTTTTACTTCTGTGGGATGACAGGCAATGTTAGCCAGGTTTTATGGCACCTGCTTTATGGAAACTTCTCTTTACGATTCCCCTTTTTTAAGTGCTTTGGCTAAAGTCATTTTGCATGTAGATTTCTTTCCCAATCAGCTACTATACAAGGTAAAGAAACAGATTTTCATTTATTTTTCCCTTTATAACTCACTTATCTCTATAGCCTCTAAAGGACATACCTCCACACAACTTTCACATTCTTTACAACTAGAAACATCCACCACTTCTATTTCATCATCAACCATTTCAAACACATCCATTGGGCAAATACTTATACATGCTCCACATCCTTCACATTTGTCTTTATTAACAGTAACAAGATACACTAGCCTTCAAGTAAGGTCTTTTCATGAAGTTGTAACCAACCTGCAGGAGCAGTAAGATATTCAATAGAATCCAAAATAATAAGGTAATGATTTCTTTTTTCCCGAGAAAGAGCAAGATAAAAACGTTTTTCTTTATTATCCTCTGTTTGTTCTGCCAAGGCTTCATAATATTTTATGCTATCTTCTCCTCTGTTTAAGGCAAAACGCAGGGCTTCACTCTCATCAGAAGATGCCTTTGCCTGTTCAACTAAAGATTCTTGAAATACTTTCTGTACTCTTGAGGGATTACCTATTGAAGTAATCCATTTAAGTGGTTTTTTTCTCTTTAAGCAAAGCATAAACTTCATTAATCTTTTTGATGTGTAAATCTTCTTCCTGGGCTAATTGTTCAAATACCTTTTTACCAAAATACTTTTTACCTCTTTAGCTACTTCTAAATAAAATTGTTTTCCCTCCTCTTCCATTTTGATGGCCTTTTTTAAGGCATCTTCTATTTTTTCTTTCATCTAATTACCTCTACATTTATTTGAGCTGTATTTACCGTTATTGGCTTATATTCTGAAGGAGGTAAATTTAAAAACCTTCCTACCGAACTTGGCACAAGGCTATAATAAAGGATGGCTTTAATGGTCAGCTTACCTGTAGCAATGTCTTTTGGTAATCTCAAAGCATAGGTCTCTGTCTTTGTCTCTTGTGGTCCGATTCTATAATCCACTAGTCTGTTTTTAACTGTATACCACTGACAAATGGTCATCCTTCCTTGAGGGTCAAAAAATGGCCTTCTAAATATCCTTATGCCTTTAGGTAAATCACCGTCTCTTTTCACTCCTTTAAATCCCTTTATTCCCATAATTTCACCCATGGCTTGGTAGGCCAATGCCCCTGGATCAGAGATGGTATATTCTTCACCTTCAAATTCTTTTGGTTTCACACTTAAATAGTAAATCTTTCCTTTTGCATCAATGGCTTTTACCTCAAGCCAAAGCATCCTTTCTTCAGAAGAACCAGAAGGAATACAATGCCCAACCTTGCCATTAAAGAGTTCCACTCTAACTTGTATAGCTGAACCTGGTGTTAATTGTTTTTTTCTTGTGTAAAGAGCTATATCTACTGCTCCAGCCAATTTGTTTCCAAAATGCGCTCCATGAAATACATGATGGGCAATGTCTTCTCTTGTTTTTCCACCTAAAGCCGATTTACCCTCTCTGCGATACATATGGCAATCCTGACACAGTATTCCTGCTTTTGCATAAGGTCCGTTTTTCCATTCCCGATATGTCTC contains these protein-coding regions:
- a CDS encoding DVU0298 family protein gives rise to the protein MHLQKQTIKELLLKRDFEQIIFLCNKNVRAFKFLRSCLYDVDSRIYWPAIEAIAKLMQVWWQENKKEKVREFIRNLFWSMNDESGGIGWNAPQTVAEIIIHIPQLLEPYGSMMVAHAFEEPPLVKGGLWGIGRLGERIKDSVSFFQNEIFSQVLKINEPETLGLFAWAMGKVSFKPALPYLKDLLQRTEEVAIYIDGKFYKKPLGKWASEAIKKIKGK
- the mutM gene encoding bifunctional DNA-formamidopyrimidine glycosylase/DNA-(apurinic or apyrimidinic site) lyase, whose translation is MPELPEVEIIVRKLKTFLIGKVPIRIICNKAKLLKTSQCLSMALDRPIYDISRKGKLIILSVPPYAWLIHLKMTGQLWWQHKDTPLPSYTHLTILFKDTEYQLRFADSRQFGYLQIVPEKVLSQVPFLQKLGPDALTITPLTFKKRLQNRHAIIKSLLLNQQCLAGLGNIYSDEALWLAKIHPLTPANTINQTQIKKLTIAIHKVLKRALKLGGTSIKSYVHPDGQKGLYQNCLFIYGKAGLPCQRCGSLIKRLKIGGRSSYFCPVCQPRIN
- a CDS encoding desulfoferrodoxin, coding for MTKRLQIYKCEVCGNIVEVLHEGKGELVCCGQPMKLYEENTVDAAKEKHVPVIEKIEGGFKVKVGSVTHPMEEKHYIEWIEVIVDGKAYRQFLKPGEIPEAVFNIEAEKIIAREYCNLHGLWRVDG
- a CDS encoding FprA family A-type flavoprotein, which codes for MMPQKIKEDIFFIGIRDWDRRLFDELIPLPDGTSYNAYLVKGSEKIALIDTVDPTKKEALINQLKTLNLSELDFVISQHAEQDHSGVLPEVLNLYPKAKLVTNKKCQSLLMDLLLIPKDRFLIIEDGQRLSLGNKTLRFIFTPWVHWPETLCTYLEENKILFSCDFFGSHYATSKLFANEKEVYFPAKRYYAEIMMPFRKNIKRNLEKIEGFEIEMIAPSHGPIYFHPQFILDAYKQWVSDEVKNEVIIPYVSMHGSTEKMVNFFIDCLIQRGIGVKPFMLSKTDIGELAMAMVDAATIVLAAPMVLAGPHPLAIHTAYLANALRPKAKFASFIGSYAWGGKLLETIKGILSNFKGEFLEPILARGYPKKADFENLERLADEVLSKHKEIGII
- a CDS encoding rubredoxin, encoding MKKYKCTVCGYVYDPEKGIPPGTPFEKLPEYYKCPVCGFPEEKYVPLEEN
- the rd gene encoding rubredoxin; translated protein: MKYKCQVCGYVYNPEVGNPGNGISPGTAFADLPDDWVCPVCGATKDEFKPEV
- a CDS encoding indolepyruvate ferredoxin oxidoreductase subunit alpha; its protein translation is MYLVTVNKDKCEGCGACISICPMDVFEMVDDEIEVVDVSSCKECESCVEVCPLEAIEISEL
- a CDS encoding multiheme c-type cytochrome produces the protein MRYSFILLILCFFISIAYSAEMGKFEYKDFYTPKRCMVCHREIYQEWQKSLMAKSFIHKWDDVEYFKLALPHALKLKKVAGVKAGCIACHAPIAFLTGDIPPKPPKENTRANEGVSCEVCHNITGSTEKEPFNFSFIIKPGKVKFGPREDAHSSFHKTQYLEFLKTPKLCATCHNEKSPYGAWVKETYREWKNGPYAKAGILCQDCHMYRREGKSALGGKTREDIAHHVFHGAHFGNKLAGAVDIALYTRKKQLTPGSAIQVRVELFNGKVGHCIPSGSSEERMLWLEVKAIDAKGKIYYLSVKPKEFEGEEYTISDPGALAYQAMGEIMGIKGFKGVKRDGDLPKGIRIFRRPFFDPQGRMTICQWYTVKNRLVDYRIGPQETKTETYALRLPKDIATGKLTIKAILYYSLVPSSVGRFLNLPPSEYKPITVNTAQINVEVIR